The DNA window aggcccttatcatatatggTTCTTTATCATTGGACAATCGTTGATGTTCTTGATCGACAAGGAGGATACATTTCTTTGGAAGCCCATCCTATGACAGtggaactgtttttttttttaatttttgaaacgCATCTCCTCGTTTTTCTACATGACATGATATTAGTTGCCGTTATCAATATTGATATCCTACATTCAGTGAATATTTCTTTGGAAATTTTACGGATTTTCACAGCAGTCTTCATATTCGTCCTATTCCGGACGTGTTTACTGAATTTTCACGTAAACGGCCAACCAGGCATGAAAGCATAAGTAAAGTATACCTGCCCctgcaggttgcactacagtattagattttactatatattcttaccaaaattgcacaactttatatacagattaaaaattcaaaacgaacttctgataaaaaatcctcttgacatctttttaaacaactttctagcaaaatacacacgtgcatccagcaaggcgtgagactttgtttacctcgaagttacacatgtgcttgaaaatcaagcccgagCCTTTTCAccccctccggaaacaacacgcatcaaaaattcaaatgacctcgcattattacaaaactgggatagttagacctcttacacattgttcatctcataaaaaaatcagctcctgtctcgtgcggaaacgccccaaattcaaaggaaaattcgggaattattttgcctcagccatgttttgaaccttcagtgaaatactgtagtgacacctgcATATAATTGATTTAAGATCTCTCGACTGCTTAATGTGCATCTTGCGATAATAGAAATTGCGTGTGGAGAATGCTAAAGTAGGCTCTGTCTGTTGCTAAATTCCAACATTGAACAAAGtactgtttaaataaataaatgaatagaaATTATGTTTCTAATGATGCATATCAATGACATAAAGAATTTAGATAATGTAGGAAAAGTTTGTATCCAAAGAATATGGCCAAGCGTAAACATATTTAATTAACCGAttcttttcattcattaaaatgCTGACTGGAATGATTCTCACTgatattctttctgagatagcattgtaaacatttcaaCGGTTAAAACGACAAATTTTGTTAACATACGAATATCTAATTCGAAAAACTGCTTCTTGTAAGTTTTGACGACAAACAAAGGTGTCTTGGAGTTTTCTGCAAATGTCGCTTTcatgaaacacattttgtatttttatacaaCCCAGGCAGTACTtgattacatttacatgtacctttgttTCTGTGATAAATTAAACTTACGACAGATCGACTCTACCGCTGTCCGCCATGTCAAATTTGTCCGGGAGCCACAATCCGTGTCCACATTCGCAGGTAAACACAGGAATACATATCGAACACACCAAACACTTGCTTTATGGAAACGAACGATCGTGACTCGTGTTAACTGACATTGCATTGGTGTTCAATTCTTTTCAACCTGTCTCTCATCATCTTTTTACTTGTCCTgcctaaatatataaataatggcCCAACGGTAAAACAAGCATTATTCCGTCTTATTATACTGGTAAGTGCATACAATTTTCtcatcatcttttttttttttttttttatatacatttttcagtaaaatgaaatgaattctCCGCATGTGGTGTTTACGAAATTCCACTTATGTAGGGACCTGAAATTGACTACATAAGATGCATTTCTGTGCAATTTTGGctcatttttctgttttgtgtTACTAAAGGATATTCAGCATGATCCAACCATCTCTAATGGCCATGTTCTTACCCATTGTATTGGGAGGAATAGGTGGATTAAATGGAGGTAATTTTGGAGGTAGATATTTGAGAAGCCCAAGTCCAAATACAATGCCCACTAATACTGGCAGTTCTGGGAACTCTAACTTAATGCCCGGAAGTAGACCACTGACAGTGAGTCCACCTCCACCAAGGGAGATATTCCCACCCCGAGTTCCTTACAGTGAGTATCGTTTTCACACAGAAAACGCTTTTAAGCATTCTCGCAATGAGTTTAACTTAtcagaaaatatttatatttcttattttaatatccgactattgatgaaatatattttctggGATAAAAAGAGATTTCAGTTTGTAAACTTTGTAACGATTGACATTGCAATTTCTTTTCCTTTTAAATCACGAGAAAAGTTTTAACAGTAGTCgtttggccaaaaaaaaaaaatgaaattgaacgAAGTATGACcttgattttcaaaattacaaatgaaatttGTTCGAAGCATAACGGTTTTAACTATCGCAGATATTTTAAAGAAACCTTGAATTGTTTTAATACTCAATTgttgaatgtttttattgtatCTTAGGTTAAAAAACCCCTAGTTTTATCGTGATGACACACGAAATTATACTTTGCTCTTTATTAATTTCAGCATGTACTTTGTTTGTGGATTCTGGTTACTTCTGTTCCTCCGGATACCCTCGCCCTTCTACCCAATATTATTACGACCCTTTTACTCAGAGATGCCAGACCTTTTACTACCGCGGATGTGGAGGGACCCCAAACCGATTCACTTCACGGAACGAATGTCTTCGAGGCTGTGGTTGTTTCAGCGACATCGACTTTGGCAACAGTTGTCCCTACAACTCATACATCTTTTTCCAACAATACACAATAAGATATGCCTTCAACAAATACACAGGAGCCTGTCAACCATTCCGATTCAGTGCATGTAACGGCGGAAATGATAACAATTTCCAGACTCAGCTTGAATGCCAGACTACTTGTGGACCTTTTAGTGGCAACATTGATATTATAATAGACTTTCCGGGGTTTCGTCAGAATTTTGCAGCGAGTTCTGATTCCATGCAACAAGGTACTGCTACAGCATTAAATATGAGGCTCCCAGAAGCAGGGTCATCTAGCGATATTAGGTCCTTGTCGCAAATGCCAACAGAAGGTAATGTTCCATTGAACACTGGATCTCAGACAAATTTCGGTTCTTCTTCAATCATGGCAATGCAGAGTTCACCATCCAACATAAATTCAGGTGTCATGGGCTTCCCTGCAATTCAAAACAACTTTGGTTCATCGGCTCTCTCTGCTGGAAATTCGGCAATAAATGGAAGATTAAACCAGATGCCTTCACCACTGAATCCAAGCACTGCACAAATGATGAATTTGAATGGTCAGATAATCCCGGCTGGAGGAAATAGAATGCAGAATAGAATGATATCTAGAAAAGGAAACAAGATTTATTGATAAAGTTAATTATCAATGCCAATATCATTGATCTTATTTcctgaaaataaacaatatattttttgtaattcatCCGTTTGCCAAAGAGGCatacataaattattattttaaattgtattaataaataaactgaTGTCTATTGAATATCTTTGCAAGTCTCTCTTCATTTTGTCTTTACTTAGCAGACCTTGAAGAATTTTTAGTAACATCTAATACTTTTGTCATATAATTGTTACGCAACATGCTCGtcaagttaataaatttaaactgtTGTTGTctggtttaattttaaaatccattACAAGTAAGGAGAATTTATATTCAAAGTTTATGTAAGGTAAATTTTGGATCTTAAAGAAAACCTAAGCACCAAGTTCTTACACTCTAAGAACCTCATTAATATGTAACTTTTTATTCCACGTTTAAATTCTTCAAATAATTCTTTCAAACAAATAACattctctttaaaaataattgatgaaatccATATAAATAATTACCACAATTGACCATTTCTTAGTACTTATCGtttgatatttcttaaaatcttttGATTTGTAACAACCTGTGTAATGAGCTACATGTATCCGACTCTTGTTTCCAACAACATGAGTGATACATAAACGTTAAGTGctattgcatttattttatgcaGCGATTCTAACGAAAGCATCTCTAATAAGTTACacattattttcacaaaatttaattattacaTCTTGACAATGAAAATTGTTAGTTACGTTTTTTCAACAGAATTTATTGcaattaaactatatataatttgtatattaTCTAAATTAACTAAAACCTTATAACATTATTCTAGTGGTCTGATTTAAACAAAGGATAACACTATATTTTGGGAAACTATAGTCAACTGAAGGGTACATTTCTttccaagaaatgaaaactatagaataaaatacatatttatcatACAAATATGATCGActaatgtttaatcaaattttaatcttTTCGAGGGGTTCGAATTGGGTTTCTAAAACTTCTAATCTTGTTTCAACAGTAATTGAATCTCTAACCTCTCTAAAGACTTGTCCTTTAGAAGGAAATTTTAagaatgtgtatttttatgttCTACAATAATCTTTGAAACCCAATTCAAACCCCTCAATTTTTtatgcttcgtggctctagctcttttAAATGAACCCTAAACCATTAGGGGCATGTTCCGGTTAAATAAAGTCCCCCTAAAGAAAAgggaaaataaaatgtttgaaccaaaaaatattaaaacgagCTGGTGTAAAGGAATTAAGTCATTGTAATATCGTTCGGGTTAAAAAGAGGCCATAATTGTAGAAAGTGGTGGttccaattttacaaataataaatgtaGATACATGCAAAGGAGGTCGCAATTTGTTATAATTACTAAAGCTctagttatttcattttttaaagataatatgatgctgtggtttcattcgTAGAATACATTTTCGGTAATGTTCCACCTGTATAGAGTTAAAGATTTAATTTCCCTACCAGTCATAATCGGCTGATCGGTGTAATTTGTTGCTATGTAGGTCTTCGTCAAATTGTACAAAGGTCTTCGTCATCtgtaaaatctttgaaaatattattttgttgacTTTTGTGAATACTGCATGCTTGTGTTTAAACGTAGAACCTACAGAACGTTGCTACAAGCCCATTACCTCAGTAGTAGTGTCATtccacaaatttatttaaaattgaatttgttgttTTGACTACTTTTGTAACTGGTGACTGTTGGTTTATAAGCACTTCCATGCGACGCTTCTTTCAATAAacttgtatcaattattttaaaatattccctCTACTTTGGATTCAGCCACGACAGATAGGTCACGGATCTACGTTAGTAGAGCTAAAAAAGCAGATATATTCATACAAAGCCAGTGCAATTCAAGACCAATTTTCCCCATTATCAGTTAAGTAAATGTTGGTCAAATAGGAGCGAAATAAAGACGTGTCAGTAGGGCACACAATATTCACACTGCACATGTCAAGGGTAtgtcaaagaaaattttttttgaccTCTTTTGATCTCACAAATGAAATAGCTGTTATTCACAAATGAAatagcatgaaaaaaaaaaagaatacaccATCTATTGATAATTATCGAATACCTTTTTtttgtcaaacaaatttttcatatatataatacacaaGCATTTCCAAGAGAAATACTTTATCAATTTTGCCTAACTTTGAGCTTTGTAGTAATTTACCCAATACAAGTAACTGAATCAAAAATCTTCCAATGAGTCCAAGTTAATTTGCAATTAAATAGAACAACAGATTGCGTTAAAGATCGTTTATTCAATGAACcaaagagctagagccacgaagaATCAAAAATTGccctatcattaaaaattaccataTTTTGGTATAATATAGGGTAGAATCTTAGCTTTtcataactgtttttcttttttcgatatctatcatacttttttataaacggagtttacaatatggcattgttttgatgaaaaatgtagaacagacgtcatttttgttaagtaacgtcacgaaatgataaaactacgtatgacttgaatctaatgaaataaacaaaaaacaaaaaaaattatcatgtagacattataattaatttatgaaaatcaatttattgatgaaaataccatgaaaagcttttttacaataaaatttcaaaaatattacagGGACCAGTGCTGAAGGTCAATATAACAGCGGCACATTTAAATATGTCGGTGtgttaaaagttcttttttctgcaatttgaaaCTGCCTGAAGTAATGATGATGATGCGCAGTGTATAACTGAggattaatcattgaattctaccaatgtaataacaatttttattaaaattaaatatataaatatgacagcgatacggtaattgaatttaatagagatatatgtatattaatctcgaattttgatgcattactgtaaaagtctgtgtacattattttcatgattattttacttgtttcaAGGCTTCAATATTTTCACCCAATCCTGGTGCTTTACAGCAGTTAGATGCCAGGGTTCAATcctttgaaatgtttaattttcccATGTTCCCGTGGGCTCACCGTGCGTTCATGTGCGCTCACCTTGCGTTCACTTGCGCTCTCCGCTCCGTTCCCGCTCATCGTTCACAAAACGCCCACCGTGCGTTCACAAAGATTTCGCCTTGCGCTCACTGCGTTCGTTTTGTGTTCACTTATTGTTTAGtcagataatattatatttaggcttataacaatacaaacatgtagtttattgttattatttcctgATTACCAACGAAAATTACCTCCCAGGGCACTCCGAATAAGTCGTTTATCTTGCGTTCACATACAGTACATATATCGTTCAACGTTCACTTTGCGCTTGCGTTTGCGCTCTGCGTTCGCTCACAGTTCACCGTTCATAAGCGCTATCCAAATTCGGCTCAGTGTGCACTCACCGCGTTCGTTTAGAGTGCACTCACTGTGCGCTCACTGTTCACGAACTgttcaagtgaaaaataaaaccttttagcgactgtgtatatgtaatggatatactagtatgccgaaagcagttctgtatgaaataatataaaacagtttcgAGGCCCGTTATAGGGCCGAGaactgtgatattttttatacataagtGTTTGAGGCATATATCGTACTTATATCACTCCATTGAACATCATTGTTGATTCCTGAGACAGTccgatttttaaagaataacagtaTTATTAAGAAGCTCTTTAATAATCGGACTGTCACAAGTAAAAATTTTGACTGCTGGAACAAGGGAATGACATTACCGCAGTGTCTTAATGTTCATTAGTTAACTGAAAAAAGAAtatcgatttctttaaaaatattctcatGAGTTAATTATTCCTTATAAATGCCATAACGTCTATTCAttcacatttcattttttctagtgATATTCATGTCTTTTGAGAATTGTTCCAAGTGATAAGCTATccgtaagagagagagagagagagagagagagagagagagagagagagagagagagagagagagagagagaatgtgggTTTACTATTTTGAAGCGAAGATaggttaaaatgaacatttttatttaaaacatcaagcagtagcacataaataatgtcgtaaaattgtcttgaaaagTCGAATTCATAGCAAGCATTTAGAATTTGTGTTATCATTTATATAGATTTGTAATGAACCCGGCCGTTAATCCatttttttcagagggtagggaaggggggggggtggttgaaTGGAATATTTATTGGACAAATGATCAACAAAGACATCGCAATTAGGATTAGACTTCTATATAGTGCACATGCTAATAAAGTATTCTAAGCTGTGTTTACCAAAAGCCGTCTTCATCGAAACGGACACAATCGATCTTTTAAGAAAGGAGTGTAACTGCATGTAACGGTTCACCGGAAATACATTGACCACGCGACGAATCAACGCTGATCAACAGTGGCTGATAAAGAAAAGACGTATGCattggcaaaatgttttaattcaagGGGCGATGGCTTAATATTCAGTTACAGCTGTACTTAGGAATTACATAATCAAGTTTTTTGACGGAATAAGTTAAGTTTATCATATATGTAGGCCTACATGTTTACACGAGATGTCGACTGTCTTTCTCCCGCGGTATTCAGGAACACGtacttgtgtaaaaaaaaatcgcttgcatctttcctttcgtttaatgcatttcaccgtttgacaaaaaacccacaactagCTATATATACATGCTATCGCttattctaaaattataaaggtataggaatatatatttacttacgtacgtacaatgttaactttgccaatttaattttttctgtttgttagcAATGTTCATGTATCTCATACTCTACTGAATTTGAATATTACCGTGGTACAtagaaataatgctttttaaaaatgcagactttactggtaaattctattggcaaaatactgaaagaactcaagattccatgtacagattcaactgacgtcgcaaacgtcaaactatgacgtcattgatgatGCACGTTGTAAGCATGAATCCACAGTATAAAATTACTAGATAAAACATGataaagttcagtttatatgcaattcttcctcaaatatttaataaaataaggattttgtaaataatcacaaataaatctttatcattgtgaattaaattctgctatttcaataaaaaggaagcaaataattaccctaaaatagagtggtctgttttattttctgtcactaaaattttcaaaatttgtaaaatatacattggccacacttgagtacctctacgaaattttgcaggcagaagcatttatgcaatatctctcagttttaaaagtttcaaagaggtactcaagtgtggccacattcaaaattgggaaatactgcagtaaaatctacaattttcagctatttttaacgatcatagtatgtttgatgatgcgcatgtgctaaacggtggggccgaagtgaaaaaaattcatatgcatAGATGCAGAATATTGTGCCCTACATTataagtaattacaatttgtattgtttcaaacttgagttttgtgaaaattttaaggcacattttgatgcttcgtggctctagctctttgtattgtttaaattgaaaaaaaaaataaattaaaaaagaaaaaaatcacagaaTACATGACAAATTATTTGCAAAGGTGGAGTTGAAAACCGCCTCAACTGAAAGACCTTGGTTTTGAGGGACCCCACCCGAGGACTCATTGGAAGAAATGGAAAATATTCATAGTTTCTAAAACTagcagaaaattatttgattatgatatATAGCGTGATGTgtaagaagtacatgtacaggtatGAGAGGTCAAATATGtgagggaaaaaaattaaataataacatGAATATGCAACTCAATGaaacatgaacaaaattttcaggCGGATTATGATATGCGGTTCACAAGTGAGATACTTTAACCAATGAGTTATGATGATATACAACTAAATGATTGATGCAAAAAGTTTAAATGATTGTAAAGTTTCTGACATGACCCTATAAACGTTATGGCAGAGCAAACCTTGTTGACCTCTACCAAAAACTATGTATAGTACTTAGAATATTTtgcttataaaacaaaaattagatAAAGCATACTTGTTGACCTCTATTAACCATAATAAACATGCATAAACGACGAGAATACTTGTTCGCttgataatttttatgaaaagaacaAAGACTAAAATTTTTCTGACTTTATGCCACATACATATTACATggttatattaataaatattatgcATATATCAGACACAATTCAAAACCTTGATATTGCACTTAAATTAAATACGGATATTTGCAAATTAGAatgctcttttttttaaaggaaccatttgaattgttttaatcTTTACTTTTTCATTCAAAGATAAATACCatgtaaaatacaaatattgataGAAATGGCacgtttattttgaaataaatggaCCCTAGCTAATTAGATCAATAGCTAACGGTCGCAATGAATATTGTATGTTaggtatatttttgttttgttgcatTATATGAAGTTACAATGAACTcagtgcatatacatgtacatgtataccctcgAAAGTCTTAAACAACAGAATAAACCAGACTTTTAAGCACACATACAAGTATATATTACATTGTTACAATGTTAACTACATGAATTTAAATCAAGTTGATGGAATAAAACCAGACACCCACCTGTTCTTGTAGCCATTAGTAAAACTACTTATGGTTGTATTTACTTTAATTGAGAAGTTCATATGTGACGATATATCATAAAGTTTGTTCGTTCTACCTCAAAAATATCATTTCGTTATCAAAACATTGGTATAGTAACTCCTTATATCACCgttcttttcatttttaagtAATGCTGAACATGTTATAAATCGACAGTCATTATAGACAATGATGTTTTGTATTTAACCACATGGTAGTTTCTAAAGCTCTCTGGATGGCGAATGTAGTAAACACACAATCTCGAAAAGTTGTGCAGCTTGTGAGTTTTGACAAAATACAAGGGGGCTTTTTAAATGTTGTTAAAATGTCATCTAGAGAAGGAgcagtttttatttctatacttTCTAAACAgtacatgtttacatttttttgtacatttgtttCTGTGGTGAAATATTCTGATGACAGTTCGTCACTATCGCTTTCCGACATGTTGAATTGTT is part of the Crassostrea angulata isolate pt1a10 chromosome 3, ASM2561291v2, whole genome shotgun sequence genome and encodes:
- the LOC128175133 gene encoding uncharacterized protein LOC128175133; translation: MIQPSLMAMFLPIVLGGIGGLNGGNFGGRYLRSPSPNTMPTNTGSSGNSNLMPGSRPLTVSPPPPREIFPPRVPYTCTLFVDSGYFCSSGYPRPSTQYYYDPFTQRCQTFYYRGCGGTPNRFTSRNECLRGCGCFSDIDFGNSCPYNSYIFFQQYTIRYAFNKYTGACQPFRFSACNGGNDNNFQTQLECQTTCGPFSGNIDIIIDFPGFRQNFAASSDSMQQGTATALNMRLPEAGSSSDIRSLSQMPTEGNVPLNTGSQTNFGSSSIMAMQSSPSNINSGVMGFPAIQNNFGSSALSAGNSAINGRLNQMPSPLNPSTAQMMNLNGQIIPAGGNRMQNRMISRKGNKIY